One Blattabacterium cuenoti DNA window includes the following coding sequences:
- a CDS encoding adenylosuccinate synthase → MPSNVIVGLQWGDEGKGKITDFLSKNSDYVVRYQGGNNSGHSIHIKNNYFILHLIPSGVIYPHVKCIIGPGMVIDPKSLIKELTNLKSMGININNVFISKRSHIVMPYHILLDKYKEEYLGKNFIGTTHKGIGPAYEDKISRIGIRILDLFYPDIFYEKLKNNVEFKNTIFKKIYKKPIISFKPIYKEYMNYAKILYHRFIDAVNEIHYAFHENKKILFEGAQAMLLDIDYGTYPFVTTSSSTTGGVCVGTGIPPIGLDNFFGVTKSYCTRVGNGPFPTEMVNHKLLHDIRSKGNEYGSTTKRPRRCGWLDLVALKYSCRINGINYLIITKIDVLSELTLIKICVKYNINGKNVDDFPPDIGNKKINCIWKKFKGWNQNISHIKEYEMLPINCKNYINFIEKYLKLKIILISIGSERNQNIIKYKRLFYKIFPSEKI, encoded by the coding sequence ATGCCTTCAAATGTTATTGTAGGACTCCAATGGGGCGATGAAGGAAAGGGAAAAATTACAGATTTTCTTTCCAAAAATTCTGATTATGTTGTTCGTTATCAGGGTGGAAATAATTCGGGTCATTCTATTCATATTAAAAATAATTATTTTATTCTTCATTTAATTCCATCTGGAGTTATTTATCCTCATGTAAAATGTATAATTGGCCCTGGGATGGTTATAGATCCTAAATCTTTAATAAAAGAATTAACGAATTTAAAATCAATGGGCATTAATATTAACAATGTATTTATATCCAAAAGATCTCACATAGTTATGCCTTATCATATACTTTTAGATAAATATAAAGAAGAATATTTAGGAAAAAATTTTATTGGAACTACTCATAAAGGAATTGGTCCAGCTTATGAGGATAAAATATCAAGAATTGGGATTCGTATACTAGATTTATTTTATCCAGATATTTTTTATGAAAAATTAAAAAATAATGTAGAATTTAAAAATACAATTTTTAAAAAAATTTATAAAAAACCAATCATTTCATTTAAACCGATTTATAAAGAATATATGAATTATGCAAAAATTCTTTATCATAGATTTATAGATGCAGTAAATGAAATTCATTATGCTTTTCATGAAAATAAAAAAATCTTATTTGAAGGAGCTCAAGCTATGTTACTTGATATAGATTATGGAACATATCCTTTTGTTACTACATCTTCTTCAACTACAGGTGGAGTATGTGTAGGGACTGGTATACCTCCCATTGGATTGGACAATTTTTTTGGAGTAACAAAGTCATATTGTACACGAGTTGGGAATGGCCCATTTCCAACAGAAATGGTTAATCATAAATTATTACATGATATAAGAAGTAAAGGTAATGAATATGGTTCTACCACAAAACGTCCTAGACGTTGCGGATGGTTAGATTTAGTAGCTCTTAAATATTCTTGTAGAATAAATGGTATAAACTATTTAATAATAACAAAAATAGATGTGTTAAGTGAATTAACATTAATAAAAATATGTGTGAAATATAATATTAATGGAAAAAATGTAGATGATTTTCCACCTGATATAGGAAATAAAAAAATAAATTGTATTTGGAAAAAATTTAAGGGGTGGAATCAAAATATTTCTCATATTAAAGAATATGAAATGTTACCAATAAATTGTAAAAATTATATTAATTTTATTGAAAAATATCTAAAATTAAAAATTATATTAATATCTATTGGGTCAGAAAGAAATCAAAATATAATTAAATATAAACGTTTATTTTATAAAATTTTTCCAAGTGAAAAAATATGA
- the ruvB gene encoding Holliday junction branch migration DNA helicase RuvB: MSLLKNNLNPNKIQDFLGQHNIIEPLNIFIKAAKNRNEALDHILFHGPPGLGKTTLAHIVAKELSVNITITSGSILDKPGDLAGLLIHLKKKDVIFIDEIHRLSPLVEEYLYSAMENYKIDVIIDSGSNARSVQIDLSPFTLIGATTRYGLITSPMRSRFGINFRMNYYDKNILKHIIFHNAKILKIPITEEALCEISNRSRGTPRVANSLLRRIRDFAQIKGNGIIDYNICNIGLKALNVDQDGLDEIDNRILLFIVNNFKGGPVGINSIASGINENPDTIEEVHEPFLIKEGYLIRTPRGRRVTDLAYEHINNES; this comes from the coding sequence GTGTCATTATTAAAAAATAATTTAAACCCAAATAAAATACAAGATTTTCTTGGTCAACATAATATTATAGAACCTTTAAATATTTTTATTAAAGCTGCCAAAAATAGAAATGAAGCTTTAGATCATATTTTATTCCATGGACCTCCAGGTTTAGGAAAAACAACTTTAGCTCATATAGTTGCAAAAGAGTTATCTGTAAATATTACTATTACATCTGGATCGATTTTAGATAAACCTGGGGATTTAGCTGGATTACTAATTCATTTAAAAAAAAAAGATGTAATTTTTATTGATGAAATTCATAGATTATCTCCTTTAGTTGAGGAATATTTATATTCTGCAATGGAAAATTATAAAATAGATGTAATTATTGATTCTGGATCTAACGCAAGATCTGTACAAATAGATTTATCTCCATTTACTTTGATAGGTGCTACTACTAGATATGGTTTAATTACTTCTCCAATGAGGTCTAGATTTGGGATAAATTTTCGTATGAATTATTACGATAAAAATATATTAAAACATATAATATTTCATAATGCAAAAATATTAAAAATCCCCATTACAGAAGAAGCCTTGTGTGAAATTTCCAATAGAAGCAGGGGAACACCTCGTGTTGCTAATTCATTACTTCGTAGAATAAGAGATTTTGCTCAAATAAAAGGTAATGGAATTATTGACTATAATATATGTAATATAGGATTAAAAGCACTTAATGTTGATCAAGATGGATTAGACGAAATAGATAATAGAATTTTATTATTTATTGTTAATAATTTTAAAGGAGGACCAGTAGGTATTAATTCTATAGCATCAGGAATAAATGAAAATCCGGATACAATAGAAGAAGTACATGAACCATTTCTTATTAAAGAAGGATATTTAATAAGAACTCCTAGAGGACGTAGAGTTACAGATTTAGCATATGAACATATAAATAATGAATCATAA
- the surE gene encoding 5'/3'-nucleotidase SurE: MKKKPIILVTNDDSINAPGIRALIHMMNTLGEVYVVAPDQQKSGISHAITMDTVLYCNSIKIDNGIQKEWKCSGTPVDCVKIAINDILPKKPDICVSGINHGSNSSINIVYSGTMSAVIEASIEGIPSIGFSLLDVKWNADFYSSKEYICRIVKKVLKNSVSDHIISLNVNIPKLKKNQIRGIKICKQSKSRWKESFEKRYTPSGKHYYWLFGNFIKNEKIVNTDEWALKNGYISIVPVHFDFTNYSLLNTLNSWTFVYLFFYFFLFN, from the coding sequence ATGAAAAAAAAGCCAATTATATTGGTAACAAACGACGATAGCATAAATGCACCTGGAATTAGAGCTCTTATTCATATGATGAATACTTTGGGAGAAGTATATGTTGTTGCACCTGATCAACAAAAATCAGGAATATCTCACGCAATAACTATGGATACCGTTTTATATTGCAATTCAATAAAAATTGATAACGGTATACAAAAAGAATGGAAATGTTCAGGTACTCCCGTTGATTGTGTTAAAATAGCTATAAATGATATTCTTCCTAAAAAACCTGATATTTGTGTATCAGGTATTAACCATGGATCAAATTCGTCTATAAATATTGTATATTCTGGTACAATGTCTGCCGTAATTGAGGCTAGTATAGAAGGTATTCCATCCATTGGATTTTCTTTATTAGATGTCAAATGGAATGCTGATTTTTATTCATCAAAAGAATATATATGTAGAATCGTTAAAAAAGTTCTTAAAAATTCTGTTTCAGATCATATAATTAGTCTTAATGTTAATATTCCAAAATTAAAAAAAAATCAAATAAGAGGAATAAAAATATGTAAGCAATCTAAATCTAGATGGAAAGAAAGTTTTGAAAAACGTTATACTCCATCAGGAAAACATTATTACTGGTTATTTGGAAATTTTATCAAAAATGAAAAAATAGTAAATACTGATGAATGGGCATTAAAAAATGGATATATATCGATTGTTCCTGTTCATTTTGATTTTACAAACTATTCTTTACTAAATACGTTAAATTCTTGGACCTTTGTTTACCTATTTTTTTATTTTTTTTTATTTAATTAA
- the purB gene encoding adenylosuccinate lyase, whose product MKKYENPLVEKYGSKEMIYNFSPEKKIIIWRKLWLNLAKTQKELGLNISSKQINDLENHLYDIDWSRINFYERKLHHDVMANLYAFGEKAIVAKPILHLGVTSAFLGDNTDIILIKNGLKILLKKLINIIFRLRNFTIEYHKIPTLAYTHYQPAQLTTVGKRSALWMQSIIFDIEELEFRLENLPFRGVKGTVGTAASFKDLFNGNLNKLKILEKKLSNKFGFKNICPITGQTYDRKIDAQILNLLSNISQSSHKFSNDIRLLQNLKEIEEPFDEDQVGSSAMAYKRNPILSERISSISKYVISISNSSATVAANQWLERTLDDSANRRIVISQSFLSVDAILIIWNYILEKITVYPKMIEKNINKELPFLITESIIIKCVKKGCDRQEIYNRIREHSMKTCLDIKLKGLKNNFIDRILKDKEIPICKNEIDKLIDSKNFIGFSPEQSLEFVEKKINPILEKYYNLIDFDTSSVI is encoded by the coding sequence GTGAAAAAATATGAAAATCCATTAGTAGAAAAATATGGAAGTAAAGAAATGATATATAATTTTTCTCCAGAAAAAAAAATTATAATATGGAGAAAATTATGGTTAAATTTAGCTAAAACACAAAAAGAATTAGGATTAAATATAAGTAGTAAACAAATAAATGATTTAGAAAATCATTTATATGATATTGACTGGAGTAGAATTAATTTTTATGAAAGAAAACTACACCATGATGTAATGGCTAATTTATATGCTTTTGGTGAAAAAGCTATAGTAGCTAAACCAATTTTACATTTAGGAGTAACAAGTGCATTTTTAGGAGATAATACTGATATTATACTCATTAAAAATGGATTAAAAATATTATTAAAAAAATTGATTAATATAATATTTCGTTTAAGAAATTTTACTATAGAATATCATAAAATACCAACTTTAGCGTATACTCATTATCAACCTGCACAATTAACTACTGTAGGTAAACGTTCTGCATTATGGATGCAAAGTATAATTTTTGATATTGAAGAATTAGAATTTAGACTAGAAAATCTACCATTTAGAGGAGTAAAAGGAACAGTAGGTACTGCTGCTAGTTTTAAAGATTTATTTAATGGAAATTTGAATAAATTAAAAATTTTAGAAAAAAAATTATCAAATAAATTTGGATTTAAAAATATATGTCCGATAACTGGACAAACTTATGATAGAAAAATAGATGCTCAAATATTAAATTTATTATCTAATATATCTCAATCATCCCATAAATTTAGTAATGACATACGTTTATTACAGAATTTAAAAGAAATTGAAGAACCTTTTGATGAAGATCAAGTTGGATCTAGTGCAATGGCTTATAAAAGAAATCCAATTCTTAGTGAAAGAATCTCTTCTATATCAAAATATGTAATATCGATTTCTAATAGTTCAGCAACAGTTGCAGCAAATCAATGGTTAGAACGAACTTTAGATGATTCAGCTAATAGAAGAATAGTAATTAGTCAATCGTTTTTATCCGTAGATGCAATTTTGATAATATGGAACTATATTTTAGAAAAAATTACTGTATATCCTAAAATGATTGAAAAAAATATTAATAAAGAATTACCGTTTTTAATAACAGAATCTATTATAATAAAATGTGTTAAGAAAGGATGTGATAGACAAGAAATATACAATAGAATAAGAGAACATTCTATGAAAACATGTTTAGATATAAAATTAAAAGGTTTAAAAAATAATTTTATTGATAGAATTTTAAAAGATAAAGAAATTCCAATTTGTAAAAATGAAATAGATAAATTGATTGATTCTAAAAATTTTATAGGATTTTCTCCAGAACAATCATTAGAATTTGTGGAAAAAAAAATTAATCCTATATTAGAAAAATATTATAATCTTATTGATTTCGATACATCATCTGTTATATAA